A window of Acidobacteriota bacterium contains these coding sequences:
- a CDS encoding type I restriction endonuclease subunit R, which yields MSSPTEQLVEDVASVYFGTTGAATKRGVEIDDAGERDDASQVTLKGPLASALHRFNPYLPHDSIEEVVRILSRSPHPTLIQNNRWFHSLLTDGVEIEYPEAKGGETRGRHTRLVDFDDPDANDLLVVRQLTVIGASGKVIRPDLTVFLNGLPLALIELKDPTNTQANPGVAIDQLDRYMQIAPELFVSNLVLVVSDGMLTRVGSITSGRGRFMPWRPINDREGGVAPTLEALIRGLFDRRTFVDYLRTCITFEEDERGGIAKKIAGYHQFRAVRKARASVLARLKPPLGTGDGRGGVIWHTQGSGKSLTMLMLAGGLIREPRMANPTIVMVTDRNDLDDQLFDTFAAGRALLRQAPVQAVTREHLKALLDHAAGGVVFTTIQKFAEAHGVVSERSNVIVMADEAHRSQYGFVEGGARWMREALPNATFVGFTGTPLERDDKNTIHVFGDYADVYDIRQAVEDGATRPLYYESRIIKLKVNEEGMRVAEEEVDYVANPDRGEEEAWDGIRVPPESLVGAPERIERLAAFIVEHWEKRRAAMEGKAMVVTMSRNIAARLYEAIRTLRPDWHDADDERGAMKVVVTGTNEDPEPLRDHVRTKVARKRLAERFKAPHDDLRLVIVCDMWLTGFDCPPAHTMYLDKPLAGHSLMQAIARVNRVYGDKPGGLIVDLLGLADQLTDALATYTQAGGTGEAVRKVQNEAVPAMQAAFEKLRGFFHGCDYEQALDAKPQTVLAVYLRTIDHVFGQKDGWKRLRTLVKELSAAFALAVPRPETEAIAPHLAFFQRVIAMIRKRLAEDTGGGADYSRQRDIDAAVRQVIGGAVDADDVIDLFAVAGLSDARLDILGDEFLGRVAALEQKNLALETLRKLLNDQIRITERTNIVQSRKFREALEDAMLSYANKAITTAEMISKLIDLAKSLRDAQRRGDELGLSSAETAFYDALAENRSAREAMQSDTLRLMARKLTEMVKNMPKLDWTQRESVRASLRRNVRRLLAKYGYPPDLADEATQLVLRQAELSTENSG from the coding sequence ATGTCCTCACCCACCGAGCAGCTTGTTGAGGATGTCGCCTCGGTCTACTTCGGAACGACCGGCGCTGCGACCAAGCGTGGCGTCGAGATCGACGACGCCGGCGAGCGCGACGATGCGTCTCAGGTCACGCTGAAAGGCCCTCTAGCTTCCGCGCTGCATCGATTCAACCCCTATCTACCGCACGACAGCATCGAAGAAGTAGTGCGCATCCTCTCGCGGTCACCGCACCCGACGCTGATCCAGAACAATCGTTGGTTCCACTCGCTGCTCACCGACGGCGTCGAGATAGAGTACCCCGAGGCTAAAGGCGGCGAGACCCGAGGCAGGCATACTCGACTGGTCGATTTCGACGACCCCGACGCGAACGACCTCCTGGTAGTACGCCAACTTACCGTTATTGGGGCCTCGGGCAAGGTGATCCGCCCGGATCTGACAGTGTTCCTGAACGGCTTGCCGCTCGCGCTGATCGAGCTGAAAGACCCGACCAACACCCAGGCAAACCCGGGCGTGGCCATCGACCAACTCGACCGCTACATGCAGATCGCTCCCGAGCTGTTCGTGTCGAACCTAGTGCTTGTGGTTTCGGACGGCATGCTGACCCGCGTCGGCTCGATCACCAGTGGGCGCGGCCGCTTCATGCCCTGGCGGCCGATCAACGATCGTGAGGGTGGCGTCGCTCCAACCCTGGAGGCGCTGATCCGGGGCCTGTTCGATCGCCGGACGTTCGTCGACTACCTGCGAACCTGTATCACGTTCGAGGAGGACGAACGAGGCGGGATCGCCAAGAAGATCGCGGGCTACCACCAGTTCCGTGCGGTGCGCAAAGCGCGCGCCAGCGTGCTAGCGCGTCTCAAGCCGCCGTTGGGCACGGGCGACGGTCGAGGGGGCGTGATCTGGCACACCCAGGGTTCGGGCAAGTCGCTGACCATGTTGATGTTGGCCGGGGGACTGATCCGAGAGCCGCGCATGGCCAACCCGACGATCGTCATGGTCACCGATCGCAACGATCTGGACGATCAGCTCTTCGACACATTCGCCGCCGGGCGTGCGCTGCTTCGACAGGCTCCCGTCCAGGCCGTGACCCGGGAGCATCTCAAGGCGTTACTCGACCACGCGGCGGGCGGGGTGGTGTTCACGACGATTCAGAAGTTCGCCGAGGCGCACGGCGTGGTCTCAGAGCGCTCGAACGTGATCGTTATGGCCGACGAGGCGCACCGCAGCCAGTACGGCTTCGTCGAGGGCGGTGCGCGCTGGATGCGCGAGGCGTTGCCGAACGCCACCTTCGTCGGCTTCACCGGCACGCCGCTGGAGCGTGACGACAAGAACACGATCCACGTCTTCGGCGATTACGCAGACGTTTACGACATCCGCCAGGCCGTCGAGGACGGCGCCACCCGGCCGCTCTACTATGAATCCCGCATCATCAAGCTGAAGGTGAACGAGGAGGGCATGCGCGTCGCCGAGGAAGAGGTTGATTACGTTGCCAACCCCGACCGCGGCGAGGAAGAGGCGTGGGACGGTATCCGAGTGCCGCCGGAATCCCTGGTCGGCGCCCCGGAGCGCATCGAACGCCTCGCGGCGTTCATCGTCGAGCACTGGGAGAAGCGCCGCGCCGCGATGGAAGGCAAGGCGATGGTGGTGACCATGAGCCGCAACATCGCCGCACGGCTCTACGAGGCGATTCGCACGCTGCGCCCTGACTGGCACGATGCCGACGACGAACGAGGGGCGATGAAGGTGGTCGTGACCGGCACCAACGAAGATCCCGAACCGCTCAGGGACCATGTGCGAACCAAGGTCGCTCGCAAGCGTCTGGCGGAGCGCTTCAAGGCCCCCCACGACGACCTGCGTTTGGTGATCGTCTGCGACATGTGGCTGACCGGCTTCGACTGCCCGCCGGCGCACACCATGTATCTGGATAAGCCGCTGGCCGGGCACAGCCTGATGCAGGCCATCGCGCGCGTGAATCGCGTCTACGGCGACAAGCCCGGTGGATTGATCGTGGACCTGCTGGGCTTGGCCGACCAGTTAACAGATGCCCTCGCGACGTACACCCAAGCCGGCGGCACGGGTGAGGCCGTCAGGAAGGTGCAGAACGAGGCTGTGCCTGCCATGCAAGCGGCCTTCGAGAAACTACGAGGCTTCTTTCACGGTTGCGACTACGAGCAGGCGCTCGACGCCAAGCCGCAAACCGTGCTTGCAGTGTATCTACGCACGATCGATCACGTCTTTGGGCAGAAGGACGGCTGGAAGCGCTTGCGCACGCTGGTCAAGGAACTGTCGGCAGCCTTCGCCCTGGCGGTTCCACGCCCGGAGACCGAGGCCATCGCGCCGCACCTCGCCTTCTTCCAGCGCGTGATAGCCATGATTCGCAAACGACTGGCGGAAGACACCGGCGGTGGTGCCGATTACTCCCGGCAGCGCGACATCGACGCCGCGGTGCGTCAGGTCATCGGCGGCGCGGTCGATGCCGACGATGTGATCGACCTGTTCGCCGTGGCGGGGCTGTCGGACGCCCGCCTCGACATCCTTGGCGATGAGTTCCTCGGACGGGTGGCGGCGCTGGAGCAGAAGAACCTGGCCTTGGAGACGCTGCGCAAGCTGCTTAACGACCAGATTCGCATCACTGAGCGCACGAATATCGTCCAGAGTCGCAAGTTTCGCGAGGCGCTCGAAGACGCGATGCTGAGCTATGCGAACAAGGCGATCACCACCGCCGAGATGATCTCGAAGCTGATCGACTTGGCGAAGAGCCTTCGAGACGCCCAGCGGCGCGGCGACGAACTCGGTCTGAGCAGCGCGGAAACTGCCTTCTACGATGCCTTGGCGGAGAACAGATCAGCCAGAGAAGCGATGCAGAGCGATACGCTGCGTCTCATGGCTCGGAAGCTGACCGAAATGGTCAAGAACATGCCCAAGCTTGACTGGACCCAGCGCGAGTCCGTACGTGCGAGTCTGCGGCGTAATGTTCGCCGCCTACTGGCGAAGTACGGCTATCCTCCTGATCTGGCCGATGAAGCGACCCAGTTGGTCCTACGACAGGCGGAGTTGTCAACGGAGAACTCGGGGTAA
- a CDS encoding abortive infection family protein codes for MTCFINRSSCPHLQFGKASLTSPIRYSRFPRLIILNRQSSPRYATTYCLGWLAAKCEWRSPMPEPSTARTPFRMVGARTAVLDGPNVEAIEQQIHTIESTLESVPDFAFDLSKTLVESVCKTVLADIGQPADPKWNAQKLLKETTNFLALLPRNHPASAKGRESVKRTIQGLLQTIQGLCELRNSYGMASHGRDDSSPRLGPRHATLAAQAADAIVSFLYRIHRDALIQNPGARIYYEDHAEFNDAFDNDNETIRVSDLGLRPSQVLFKGDPEAYKAALNDHIVGQNGPDDLDGLIAPGDDGQEVG; via the coding sequence ATGACGTGCTTCATAAATCGATCATCGTGCCCCCATCTCCAGTTCGGAAAGGCTTCGCTGACATCACCGATCCGCTATTCGCGCTTTCCACGGCTAATCATACTGAATCGGCAAAGCTCACCGAGGTACGCGACTACCTATTGCCTAGGCTGGTTGGCGGCCAAGTGCGAATGGAGGTCACCCATGCCTGAGCCATCTACAGCTCGTACTCCATTCCGAATGGTCGGTGCACGCACTGCGGTGCTTGACGGTCCCAACGTCGAGGCGATAGAACAGCAAATCCACACCATTGAGAGCACGCTGGAGAGCGTGCCCGACTTTGCCTTCGATCTCTCCAAGACGCTGGTCGAGTCCGTCTGCAAGACGGTGCTCGCCGACATCGGTCAGCCGGCGGACCCTAAGTGGAATGCGCAGAAGCTCTTGAAGGAGACGACCAACTTCCTGGCCCTATTGCCGCGCAACCATCCCGCGTCGGCGAAGGGGCGAGAGTCGGTAAAGAGGACGATTCAGGGTCTGCTTCAGACCATCCAGGGCCTATGCGAGCTTCGCAACAGCTATGGCATGGCCTCACATGGGCGCGACGACTCTTCCCCGCGGCTCGGCCCTCGGCATGCCACGCTCGCCGCGCAGGCGGCGGATGCAATCGTGTCGTTCCTCTACCGCATCCATCGCGACGCGCTCATACAGAATCCGGGCGCTCGGATCTACTACGAAGATCACGCTGAATTCAATGATGCGTTTGATAACGACAACGAGACGATACGAGTCAGCGACTTGGGGCTGCGACCAAGTCAAGTACTGTTCAAGGGGGATCCGGAGGCTTACAAAGCCGCGCTAAACGACCATATCGTCGGACAGAACGGGCCCGACGACCTTGACGGTCTCATTGCGCCGGGTGACGACGGGCAGGAGGTCGGTTAA
- a CDS encoding SAM-dependent DNA methyltransferase: MTNNDATADLDYADVLWKSADALRGQIDAAEYKHVVLGLLFLKYISDSFDARRGELKDELEADGIAGPQLESLLESRDEYTAERVFWVPPEARWQNLQNQAARPDIATLLDDAILAVERDNPNLKSKLPRDYARRGIAPEKMKGLIDLIADIGFKDDRAKARDTLGRVYEYFLGKFAQAEGKLGGEFFTPRCIVRLLVEMLEPYEGRVYDPCCGSAGMFVQSERFVEAHGGQKTDISIFGQESNPTTWRLAHMNLAIRGIEANLGSHPADTFLRNLHPDLKADYILSNPPFNISDWSGKLLADDMRWRHGTPPAGNANYAWIQHFIHHLAPPNGHGGGVAGFVMANGSLSSGSGGEGEIRRRIVEADLVDCIVALPAQLFLTTGIPACLWFLTRDKTGRNLKHGGRNRKSETLFIDAGKLGTMKTRTLRVLTGGDAGESMLADGMGDPNFDSDLGRIVYAFRQWRGEPAPDWWVEAKHGKWEYCDIPGFCKVESVEAIGKHRFVLTPGRYVGAEEQEDDGEPFAEKYPRLLAELEDCFVEGNQLTAVVRTMLQGIPK; the protein is encoded by the coding sequence ATGACGAACAATGATGCAACCGCCGACTTGGACTACGCCGACGTCCTATGGAAGTCGGCCGACGCCTTGCGCGGTCAGATCGACGCCGCCGAGTACAAGCACGTCGTCCTCGGCCTGCTCTTCCTGAAGTACATCTCCGATTCCTTCGACGCGCGACGCGGCGAGCTCAAGGACGAACTGGAAGCCGATGGCATCGCCGGGCCTCAGCTCGAGAGCCTGCTGGAGAGCCGCGACGAGTACACCGCCGAGCGGGTTTTCTGGGTGCCGCCCGAGGCACGCTGGCAGAACCTTCAGAACCAAGCCGCGCGACCGGACATCGCCACGCTGCTCGACGACGCCATCCTCGCCGTCGAGCGCGACAATCCGAACCTTAAGAGCAAGCTGCCGCGCGACTACGCCCGCCGCGGCATCGCACCGGAGAAGATGAAGGGGCTGATCGACCTGATTGCCGACATCGGTTTCAAAGACGACCGTGCCAAAGCCCGCGACACGCTCGGCCGCGTCTACGAGTACTTCCTCGGCAAGTTTGCTCAGGCTGAAGGCAAGCTCGGCGGCGAGTTCTTCACGCCACGCTGCATCGTACGGCTGCTGGTCGAGATGCTCGAGCCATATGAGGGTCGCGTCTATGACCCCTGCTGCGGCTCGGCAGGCATGTTCGTGCAGTCCGAACGCTTCGTGGAAGCGCACGGCGGACAGAAGACCGACATCTCGATCTTCGGTCAGGAGTCCAATCCCACCACGTGGCGGCTGGCGCACATGAACTTGGCGATCCGCGGCATCGAGGCCAACCTCGGCTCTCACCCTGCCGACACGTTCCTACGCAATCTGCACCCTGACCTCAAGGCCGACTACATACTCTCCAATCCGCCGTTCAACATCTCGGACTGGTCGGGCAAACTGCTGGCCGACGACATGCGCTGGCGCCATGGCACGCCGCCCGCTGGCAACGCCAACTATGCCTGGATCCAGCACTTCATCCACCACTTGGCCCCGCCCAACGGTCACGGCGGCGGAGTCGCCGGCTTCGTCATGGCCAACGGTTCACTTTCCAGCGGCTCCGGCGGCGAGGGCGAAATCCGCCGGCGCATCGTCGAGGCCGATTTGGTCGACTGCATCGTCGCGCTGCCGGCCCAACTCTTCCTAACCACCGGCATCCCTGCCTGCCTCTGGTTTCTCACACGCGACAAGACCGGCAGGAACCTCAAGCATGGCGGGCGTAACCGCAAGAGCGAGACGCTCTTCATAGACGCCGGCAAGCTCGGCACGATGAAGACCCGCACGCTACGCGTGCTCACCGGCGGCGACGCCGGCGAAAGTATGCTGGCCGACGGGATGGGTGACCCCAACTTCGATTCCGACCTAGGCCGCATCGTCTACGCCTTCCGGCAGTGGCGCGGCGAGCCTGCGCCGGATTGGTGGGTCGAGGCCAAGCACGGCAAGTGGGAGTACTGCGACATCCCCGGATTCTGCAAGGTCGAGTCGGTCGAAGCCATCGGCAAGCACCGCTTCGTGCTTACACCCGGCCGCTACGTCGGCGCCGAGGAGCAGGAGGATGACGGCGAGCCGTTCGCGGAGAAGTACCCGCGCCTGCTCGCAGAGTTGGAGGATTGCTTCGTAGAGGGCAATCAATTGACGGCTGTGGTGCGAACGATGCTTCAGGGGATCCCCAAGTGA
- a CDS encoding gamma-glutamylcyclotransferase encodes MIYFAYGSNMLEERLLHPSRVPDAIVHAIGKVPGFRVRFHKRGRDGSGKCTLVAADDSAAAWGVLFEVAPDDLITLDRVEGVHTGGYVRQLVSVHVPDGRSEAAATYIAQEVFVDNALIPFDWYRDLVVGGAREHGLPIEYVRELTATPARHDPNLPRAGEMRRLLATRRSSTRETR; translated from the coding sequence GTGATCTACTTCGCCTACGGATCCAATATGCTGGAGGAGCGCTTGCTCCACCCTAGCCGGGTCCCTGACGCAATCGTGCACGCAATCGGAAAAGTGCCGGGTTTTCGGGTCCGTTTTCACAAGCGCGGCCGGGACGGGTCGGGGAAGTGTACGTTGGTCGCGGCGGACGACTCGGCCGCCGCATGGGGTGTGCTCTTTGAGGTGGCGCCGGATGATCTCATCACCCTGGATCGGGTCGAGGGTGTTCACACTGGAGGCTATGTACGTCAATTGGTATCGGTTCACGTCCCGGATGGCCGGTCGGAAGCCGCGGCGACCTACATCGCCCAGGAAGTGTTCGTAGACAACGCGTTGATTCCGTTCGACTGGTATCGTGATCTTGTAGTTGGCGGCGCCAGGGAACATGGCTTGCCCATCGAGTACGTTCGGGAGCTGACGGCGACGCCGGCGCGGCACGATCCGAACCTGCCTCGTGCTGGAGAGATGCGACGACTACTCGCCACTCGTCGATCGAGCACACGGGAAACTCGTTGA
- a CDS encoding AAA family ATPase, with protein sequence MSRLRRRVQPEPRAPFGVSPSTLARYFFHDCDRFLRFRATRRPSRNGVPQRRYESGPVMAEVLESGRTWEEQILTTHLAGRALVADGDGALADRVWSVEESVDLLRRARHGEFLYQLTLRAPASLYEALAIDPTQIEITDNRPDLVQVTAEAAGGRRFRVIDVKRGSTVRLPYRIQVLFYAIELAHVLRAAGIDGRVDLATGAAWLGGAPEPEDFDLLVVRPHLEDVLARLPALVAQPLDEVDWHVRYRCEWCEYLDYCRSEMVERDDVSRLVGLTAHGKRFLGRSLGVHTLPELSAALRVPDADDRLQGCASLAGERPRLEVRLEAHASGEPGVFGSLHPGLPVGENVAIFLSAQTEPVEDRTWLLGMLVQAREDLRRSILAEEGPARPFVVVADSREECAVVRERFIRRLYEVLRRIDDWNAKTPEWRDRLSVQLYCYSEQERERLVRVLLEALPDPQLSQAAMALLFHLQVPDLLQVDDHPRDVVAHPLIPLVSAAGRLLALPVDVSYTLPETLAALGSKFEVRRNRFHYPFGHAVRADAALRAWNGEDVDLQPVVREAAHRLYGYRAALWQIRDLAGDQLVTWPPKHVLISSAGIDHPRLSRLAFLARYESVMGCLAVRSGRCEARDVMAAKGTLRPLVHEGEGRFRVAADGIEIDDGSFARWLVVRDTPEGLRAQARFNDWAHRARHWGGRADAHVGIGKVAAVETDPLGFARTVHIDWTHWHDPPLENGARVLLMPSFLDFNTDRAIDGLKQFDTRGLFVRLLDDSAAAAGAESLSRAVDPVETAATFRLTPSQAVALRTIARSRVTAIWGPPGTGKTHFLAALALGLCGAPRKRRRLRILICAMTHAAIDNLLRMIVRIADELGRPAPALAKVGGRVTDAPGGIERIVAEQLDSWLDGHDAAIVGSTVWGLAKSSAPFDLVVIDEASQLRVPDAALAIDRVHDRGRLVAAGDHFQLGPIITGTYPEPAAGQPALHRSVFDLLRERPDRPGTPLCQLLENWRMCDVLTGAARLLYGPDYRCATPNVASRRLHLQQRRAGLTGACLAPHAPLVVVILQGVQATNANQVEAALVSRLAIALRDDMADVTDDDAFWRERLFVVSPHHAQIRAIRRALAGNRDWSARPFVDTVEKMQGREADAVFVSYGVADPEYAALEADFIYSRNRLNVAVTRARAKSVVFLAQPLLDASPEVLDVPGVVEGLAYMRDLVQLARRHGRRDHFDLEDGVAAEVAALDREVVNGGEVHNIIAR encoded by the coding sequence GTGAGCCGCTTGCGACGGAGGGTTCAGCCGGAGCCGCGCGCGCCCTTCGGCGTCAGCCCATCTACCCTGGCGCGGTACTTCTTCCACGACTGCGATCGGTTCCTGCGCTTCCGCGCCACGCGGCGGCCGTCGCGCAACGGCGTGCCGCAACGCCGCTACGAGTCGGGCCCGGTGATGGCCGAGGTCCTAGAAAGCGGCCGCACGTGGGAAGAGCAGATCCTGACCACCCACCTCGCCGGCCGCGCGCTCGTCGCAGACGGCGACGGCGCGCTGGCGGATCGCGTCTGGTCGGTCGAGGAGAGCGTCGATCTGCTGCGCCGCGCCCGGCACGGAGAGTTCCTCTACCAGTTGACCCTGCGCGCGCCCGCCTCCCTGTACGAAGCCCTGGCCATCGACCCGACGCAGATCGAGATCACCGACAACCGGCCCGACCTCGTGCAGGTCACGGCCGAGGCTGCGGGGGGACGCCGCTTCCGCGTGATCGACGTCAAACGGGGGAGCACGGTGAGACTTCCCTACCGCATTCAGGTGCTGTTCTACGCGATCGAGCTCGCCCATGTCCTGCGCGCGGCGGGCATCGACGGACGCGTCGACCTCGCAACCGGGGCAGCGTGGCTGGGCGGCGCACCCGAACCGGAGGACTTCGACTTACTGGTCGTACGGCCGCACCTCGAGGACGTGCTCGCCCGGCTGCCGGCCCTCGTCGCGCAGCCGCTCGACGAGGTGGACTGGCACGTCCGCTACCGCTGCGAATGGTGCGAGTATCTGGACTACTGCCGATCCGAGATGGTGGAGCGTGACGATGTCTCTCGTCTTGTCGGCCTCACCGCGCACGGCAAGCGCTTCCTCGGCAGGTCGCTCGGGGTGCACACCCTGCCCGAACTGTCGGCCGCCCTGCGTGTGCCCGACGCCGACGACCGGCTGCAGGGCTGCGCGTCGCTGGCCGGCGAGCGCCCGCGCCTTGAGGTGCGCCTGGAGGCGCACGCCAGCGGGGAACCCGGCGTCTTCGGCTCACTCCACCCAGGGCTGCCCGTGGGCGAGAACGTGGCGATCTTCCTGAGCGCACAGACCGAGCCGGTCGAGGACCGCACCTGGCTGCTCGGGATGCTCGTTCAGGCCCGCGAGGATCTGCGCCGTAGCATTCTGGCGGAAGAGGGGCCGGCGCGTCCCTTCGTCGTTGTCGCGGACAGCCGGGAAGAGTGCGCGGTCGTGCGGGAGCGCTTCATCCGCCGGTTGTACGAGGTGTTGCGCCGCATCGACGACTGGAATGCGAAAACGCCCGAGTGGAGGGACCGACTGTCGGTCCAGCTCTACTGCTACAGCGAGCAGGAGCGGGAGCGGCTCGTGCGGGTGCTGCTAGAGGCGCTGCCCGACCCGCAACTGTCGCAGGCGGCGATGGCTCTGCTGTTCCACCTGCAGGTCCCGGACCTGCTGCAGGTGGACGACCATCCTCGGGACGTGGTCGCCCATCCCCTGATCCCGCTCGTTTCGGCGGCCGGTCGGCTGCTAGCCCTGCCCGTTGACGTGTCCTACACGCTGCCGGAAACGCTCGCCGCGCTCGGCTCGAAGTTCGAAGTCCGGCGGAATCGCTTTCACTACCCATTCGGTCATGCCGTACGCGCCGACGCAGCGCTCCGGGCCTGGAACGGCGAGGATGTCGACCTGCAACCCGTCGTGCGGGAAGCCGCCCACCGCCTGTACGGCTACCGCGCGGCGCTCTGGCAGATCAGGGACCTCGCCGGCGACCAGCTCGTGACTTGGCCACCCAAGCACGTTTTGATCTCGTCGGCCGGCATCGACCACCCGAGGCTGTCTCGTCTGGCCTTCCTCGCTCGCTACGAGAGCGTTATGGGATGCCTCGCAGTGCGCTCGGGACGCTGCGAAGCGCGCGACGTGATGGCCGCCAAGGGGACACTGAGGCCTCTGGTCCACGAAGGCGAGGGGCGCTTCCGCGTGGCCGCCGACGGCATCGAGATCGACGACGGCAGCTTCGCTCGCTGGCTGGTCGTACGAGACACTCCGGAGGGCCTGCGTGCGCAGGCGCGCTTCAACGACTGGGCGCACCGGGCGCGGCACTGGGGCGGGCGCGCCGATGCGCATGTGGGCATCGGAAAGGTCGCTGCCGTCGAGACGGACCCGCTGGGATTCGCACGGACCGTGCATATCGACTGGACGCACTGGCACGACCCACCGCTCGAGAACGGCGCCCGCGTCCTGCTGATGCCCAGCTTCCTGGACTTCAATACCGACCGGGCGATTGACGGCCTGAAGCAGTTCGACACGCGCGGCTTGTTCGTCCGGCTGCTCGACGACTCGGCCGCGGCGGCCGGCGCCGAGAGCTTGTCTCGGGCGGTAGACCCAGTGGAAACGGCAGCCACTTTCCGCCTCACACCGAGCCAGGCTGTTGCGTTGCGCACCATCGCCCGCTCGCGAGTAACAGCGATATGGGGCCCGCCGGGCACGGGGAAGACGCACTTTCTGGCCGCGTTGGCGCTCGGCCTGTGTGGGGCGCCTCGGAAACGGCGGCGGCTCCGAATCCTCATCTGCGCCATGACCCACGCCGCCATCGACAACCTGCTGCGGATGATCGTGCGGATTGCCGATGAGCTCGGCCGACCGGCGCCGGCGCTGGCCAAGGTTGGCGGGCGGGTGACCGACGCGCCTGGCGGCATCGAGAGGATCGTCGCGGAACAGCTCGACAGTTGGCTGGACGGGCACGACGCCGCGATTGTGGGCAGCACCGTCTGGGGCCTAGCGAAGTCGTCAGCGCCCTTCGACTTGGTGGTGATCGACGAGGCCTCGCAGTTGCGGGTGCCGGACGCGGCCTTGGCGATCGACCGCGTCCACGACCGGGGGCGTCTCGTCGCGGCCGGCGACCACTTCCAGTTGGGGCCGATCATCACCGGTACTTATCCCGAGCCCGCGGCAGGGCAACCCGCACTGCACCGCTCCGTCTTCGACTTGCTGCGCGAGCGCCCCGATCGGCCCGGGACGCCGCTCTGCCAGTTGCTGGAAAACTGGCGGATGTGCGACGTGCTGACCGGTGCGGCGCGCCTGCTGTACGGGCCCGACTACCGCTGCGCCACGCCCAACGTGGCGTCGCGGAGGCTGCACTTGCAGCAACGCCGCGCCGGGCTCACGGGTGCGTGTCTTGCGCCTCATGCGCCATTGGTCGTGGTGATTCTCCAGGGCGTGCAGGCAACGAACGCAAACCAAGTCGAGGCGGCGCTCGTCAGCAGACTCGCCATTGCGCTTCGGGACGACATGGCCGACGTCACCGACGATGATGCGTTCTGGCGAGAGCGCCTGTTCGTCGTGAGTCCCCACCACGCCCAGATCCGAGCCATTCGCCGCGCCCTTGCCGGCAACCGTGACTGGTCGGCGCGCCCTTTCGTGGACACCGTCGAGAAGATGCAGGGGCGGGAGGCCGACGCCGTGTTCGTCTCCTACGGCGTGGCCGACCCCGAGTACGCCGCGCTGGAGGCGGACTTCATCTACAGCCGCAACCGCCTCAACGTGGCCGTCACCCGGGCTCGAGCCAAGTCGGTGGTCTTTCTTGCGCAGCCGCTGCTCGATGCTAGCCCCGAGGTTCTCGATGTACCGGGTGTCGTCGAGGGCCTCGCCTACATGCGCGACCTGGTGCAACTCGCGCGCCGCCACGGCCGGCGGGACCATTTCGACCTTGAGGACGGGGTAGCGGCAGAGGTCGCTGCGCTCGATCGTGAGGTTGTGAACGGCGGAGAAGTGCACAACATCATTGCGAGATGA